In Ostrea edulis chromosome 4, xbOstEdul1.1, whole genome shotgun sequence, a single window of DNA contains:
- the LOC125670918 gene encoding somatostatin receptor type 2-like — protein sequence MAEVLQTLSSITTDSVINGTTPGSYYDCDLNDTKNGTATETDSISAKTVILVSSYSLIFVIGLIGNGLVIYVVLRFAKMKTVTNLYILNLAVSDALFLASLPFLIVTTIIKHWIFGAAMCKIYFVLFSINFFASVFQLTALSADRFLAVCHPVRSSRYRNTTIAFLICLVMWSVSFIVMLPIILYSTTYVNTNSNTNHQTCTILWPEGQPIPADKAFTWYTFLLGFLIPVSLISVLYISVIIRLQNVGPAIKSKERKRSHRKVTRMVLAVISVYVVCWLPYWVFQINLTFLKREIEEWEIYLFNGLTVLQFANSMLNPLLYAFLSENFRRSFVKAFQCASTNDVNKSLCHENSVFPKSRQKKCSTADDKKKAEKFEMATMITSVENGNHQPKNGSASSVNEEDELYVDKESQTLQEDV from the coding sequence ATGGCTGAAGTATTGCAAACGTTATCCTCAATTACAACCGACAGTGTGATCAATGGAACCACACCGGGGTCTTACTACGACTGTGACCTCAATGACACCAAAAATGGAACTGCCACGGAAACTGATTCGATTTCTGCAAAAACTGTCATCTTAGTTAGTTCGTACTCTCTGATTTTTGTGATTGGCTTAATTGGTAATGGTCTTGTCATTTACGTGGTGCTTCGTTTCGCGAAAATGAAGACAGTCACTAATCTGTACATACTGAATCTGGCTGTTTCCGACGCCTTGTTCTTGGCTAGTTTACCTTTCCTTATTGTAACTACCATAATAAAGCACTGGATTTTTGGAGCAGCTATGTGTAAAATCTACTTTGTATTATTCTCCATTAATTTTTTTGCGAGCGTGTTTCAACTCACTGCTTTAAGTGCTGACAGGTTTCTCGCCGTCTGCCACCCTGTGAGGTCCTCCAGATACCGAAACACCACTATTGCATTCCTCATTTGCCTTGTTATGTGGTCGGTATCCTTCATCGTCATGCTCCCGATCATTTTATATTCGACGACATATGTCAATACAAACTCCAACACTAATCACCAGACCTGTACCATACTGTGGCCGGAAGGTCAGCCAATCCCTGCCGACAAAGCATTCACGTGGTATACCTTCTTGTTGGGATTCCTTATCCCTGTCTCGCTGATATCAGTCCTGTATATCTCAGTCATAATACGTCTACAAAACGTCGGGCCCGCCATTAAATCTAAGGAACGAAAACGATCGCATAGGAAAGTTACCCGTATGGTTTTGGCGGTAATATCAGTCTACGTGGTTTGTTGGTTGCCGTACTGGGTGTTTCAGATCAATTTAACCTTCCTCAAACGTGAGATAGAGGAATGGGAAATTTATCTCTTCAATGGCTTAACCGTTCTACAGTTCGCCAATAGCATGCTGAATCCCCTTCTGTACGCCTTTCTGAGTGAAAACTTTCGCCGCAGCTTTGTCAAGGCTTTTCAGTGCGCGTCAACAAATGACGTCAACAAAAGCTTATGTCATGAGAATAGCGTTTTCCCCAAATCTAGACAAAAGAAATGTTCAACAGCAGACGATAAGAAGAAAGCCGAAAAGTTTGAAATGGCTACAATGATCACTTCCGTTGAGAATGGAAATCACCAGCCAAAGAATGGTAGTGCCAGCTCTGTCAATGAGGAGGATGAATTGTATGTCGATAAGGAGAGTCAGACCCTGCAAGAAGACGTGTAA